TTAGATACCTGAGATGAAACATCTTGAAAATCTCATTTGGTATTTCCTCCTGTGCCCCTTGACCTCTCAAATCCAAAACTTTTAACATCTTACTACTCCTTGAAACTTCAGAAAACAACATTTTGGATAGTAACGGGTCCGTGGATCCAACAGTAATGAACGACCGAAGGTGGTCAAAGCAATAATTTGGTCTTTGTTGGTGGTGCTGGGTGTTGTTACTGCTATTACCATGGACTACTAGACGGCGTACCTTCTCTGACGGCCATCTCGCCGGCTGTCCAGTAGTTGCTGTGACCAGGTTTTGTTCCCTTGACTTGAGAAGAATAACTTCTCTCAATAGGTCATGAACTCGACAAAAGTCGGGTGATCCTTCATAAAACACCTTAGTCACTTGAATTAGGCTTCTATTGACGAGTTCACTGAGATAACCCAAGGCTACATCTTCAATACTCATTCCTACTCTCCATTCCACAAACCTTTCAGCAATCCACAAATTAATTAGTCTCACGCATCCTATGTCCCAATCCTCTGGGAAGATACTTGTGTACAACAGACATGTCTTTAGATGCCAAGGCAAATCACTGTAACTAAGAGAGAGTATCTTTTTAACTCTGTCCAGCTTACCAGTGCCTTCTAATTCACCCCCAAGACTGCGTCGAACCATCTCCCATTCCTCCGTTCTGTTTACATCTTTCAAAGTCAAAAGCCCACTGATTGCGAGAATCGCAAGGGGCAAGCCCTCACATTTACCCAATATACCTTTGGCAACATCCATCAAATGGCCAGGGCAATTACCTCCCTTAAAGATCTTGTTACAAAATAGGGCCCACGAATCTTCAAAGGAAAGTGGGTCCATTCTGTAGACAAAACCCAGAGATTCAATGCAAGAGGCAGAAGCTACATCAGCTTTCCGAGTTGTTAGCATGACACGGTTGCCGCCGTCGCTACTCTCGGGTAGTGCAAATTTGATGGTATTCCAAAATTCCATGTCCCATACATCATCAAAAACAATTGCATACCTTCCACCTTGttgaagaaaatctttgataaattttttcaGCTCAGTGGTAGTCATAGACTCGATCGATTGTGGGACTGGTTTCTGTCCTTCCTCGTGTAACTGCCGAATCAAGTCTTTCAGGAGGTACTGAAAGTCACATGTTTGAGAGACAGTTACCCAAGCCCGAACAGGGAAATGCCTTCTGACTTCTGGATCCTCATGGACTCTTTTCACCAGGGTAGTTTTGCCAAGTCCTCCCATACCAACCACTGAAACAACTTTCAGTTGGTAATCATCCCCTTGGAGGAGCTGAGAAATAAGACGTTTCTTGGGCTGGTCAATGCCAACCAATTTAGCTTCTTCCACAAGCAGCGCATCATCTCTGCTATAGCGCCAGGCTGTGTTGTTCACAGCAGAAAGGGAGTTGGACGCCTGGGCAGAGATACCATATTCGGATCGGTATCTTTGATGACCTTCAGAAATACTTTTGATTCTGGACTTGATGCTTTGTATTTCGCTAGCAACTCGATGACGAGCTCTCAAATTCTTGATGGAGCTGAAAATTCTCCGAACAGTGCCGTAGAATCCTGTTGCGCGATGCCGAGCAAAGCGAGCTACAAAGTCATCAAGAATGTCCTCAGTGTCATAAGCAGCATCTCGCACTTGCTTGATCCATTGTTGGAGCGTGGGTTGAGCATCTTCTTCTCTTGCTTCTGCCTCTCGCAGGAAAGCTCTCATTTGCTCCAACTCATCCATGATGAATTGGACCTCTCGCCGAAGCCCTCCCAATAGTCGTCCCTCCTCGTGCAGAAAAGTTGAGAGTTGACGCAGCACAAAAGAGAGAACTGCCATTTTCAGTCTTTCTTTTTAACCTAAGAATGTCGGGGAAGGCGGCTTCTGGTTTATAGGACAGTCCAGTTGTAGTATCTtgaaaggaagaaggaagagtAGGTTATAGATTCATAAGCTGATGAACTTTGATGCTATATGGTGCAGTATTTATCAAAAAGAGAAACCgtgtcaaaaagaaaaagaaagaattaacCAATTAGAAGAAACTAAAGCAAGAAACTTGATGGAAATTGAAGACAGGAAGATAGGCAGCAACGCGAGTTTGAAAGACGAAGCTGCCTTACCTACGTACAATACAGAATCGTTGAAGCTATTAAGAAGACTGCAAATGGTGGGGTGGTCAGCCAGCCTTCAGGACCTTCTTTCAACTGTGGGTCCTTTGGTCGGATAAAGATAAAAGGAGTGACTACCGCAGCATCGTGCTAAAGCAGTGATGTCGAATTATTTAACAAGGGAAGGAATAAAGTTAAAACGCGGCTGGAATGGACATTGTTGATTTCATTGACGAAGAAATAAAACTACTACTACAAAGTCTTTTGCACCTTCTGCTGACATATATAACCTCATCCTCCAGTGGAACTAATTtctgctctcttttttttcccagGAATACGTGATGCAGAGGAAAGTTTTAATTTCTTCTGAGTGGAACAGAAAAAGCAACTCAAGACCGAAGCTCAATTCAGGTTACTGATGAATTCTTTTGTGAAATCTAGCCGAGAGTAACTGAAACTAGTTAAGAATACAAAATTATACTTGGTAGGCAAGAAGCAGAAAGGCATCCAAAGAGTTAGTATAAATAATCTTCAAATTTCAGAACACCAGTGCTTGTGCACCAATTAATGCCGAAAAGCAGATTTTAGCACTTTGGCCCTGTTAATGAATTATTGGTAAACCCATGGACTCGATAATAGTAAACTTTAACGTATGCTTTAAGTACTCCCCTACCTTGTTTCTTTTAACTGAATAATAGATGCATAGATAATTTCAATGCTTATTATTCGACTAAATGATGTTGCACTTTATttgttcatttgttcattttttgtttttaggtCAAATGACGttgtacttaaaaaaaaaaaaaaagaatttgcgAAATAATacgagtaaatcttatatacacttatagtgtatacattatcattttcctttcaactttatttgttcataattttgtatgcaaaaattttggacaaatatCCTTTAGGATAATTTGAAAGGTATTTGTCTCAACTCTTGCACAAAGTTAGACAAATCTACTTGAACTACGGTGCGTTTTTACAGAGAATTCTAGTAGTAGAAAAATGATCTTCTATAACAAACCCTCCCTACTAGACCTTTATAGAgttgaaattgaaaatgatcAAGAGTTGTAAACCTTTCACCACTAATTTGTGCATTTGTGCTGGTCAAAAGGTTACTCAACATCAATGCAAGTGTTTAGACAGTTTATGGATGTTTAAACACCATTTAGACAATTTTTTAGATTTAAAGCTATTTGCTTGTGTTAATTATGTGATTGCTTCCTCCATTAGAAGAATTTTATATATCCAAAGATTCGTGAAGATGCAGTCTCAGATAtcaagctttcaacttttttctttcccttttttgttttgttttcttaataAACCTTGGACGAAAATGCAATAAGATCATTCAGCTTCCCTTTGCTAGTAAAGCAGCGTTATAAACAAGCATTTATTTTGAGATAATTGCCATTTGGAGTCATAAAAGTTTAGAAAAGGAGTTGGAATTTTCAATTTTGCCAGCATGAGTTACTTCAAATGCTCCTTACAAACCAAATGTAAACTTGGAAGCTTCTTCTGAGATATTGGCTACATATGACAGAAGGGTAAGGAGAGCTTTCTTTCCGAAGACGGTGGTGGATTTGACATAAAGAGTGTGTGTTTGAGGAATCCAATAGAGAGTGTGGTGATTATTTTCAAGTCCAGTACGGGTTTTGTTTACCGCTGTTGTCTCTGCCTCCTTCCTGGAGTGGTGCCAAACATATGTTATTCATTTCCAGTATTCTGCCAGACACAGTAGGCAGAAAAATGTTTTGTAATAAATTGAAGCTGCCAAATCGTCGTCGCATTCGAATCCGCCACTTGagttaagaaattga
The Coffea arabica cultivar ET-39 chromosome 6c, Coffea Arabica ET-39 HiFi, whole genome shotgun sequence genome window above contains:
- the LOC113704267 gene encoding disease resistance protein RPM1-like; the protein is MAVLSFVLRQLSTFLHEEGRLLGGLRREVQFIMDELEQMRAFLREAEAREEDAQPTLQQWIKQVRDAAYDTEDILDDFVARFARHRATGFYGTVRRIFSSIKNLRARHRVASEIQSIKSRIKSISEGHQRYRSEYGISAQASNSLSAVNNTAWRYSRDDALLVEEAKLVGIDQPKKRLISQLLQGDDYQLKVVSVVGMGGLGKTTLVKRVHEDPEVRRHFPVRAWVTVSQTCDFQYLLKDLIRQLHEEGQKPVPQSIESMTTTELKKFIKDFLQQGGRYAIVFDDVWDMEFWNTIKFALPESSDGGNRVMLTTRKADVASASCIESLGFVYRMDPLSFEDSWALFCNKIFKGGNCPGHLMDVAKGILGKCEGLPLAILAISGLLTLKDVNRTEEWEMVRRSLGGELEGTGKLDRVKKILSLSYSDLPWHLKTCLLYTSIFPEDWDIGCVRLINLWIAERFVEWRVGMSIEDVALGYLSELVNRSLIQVTKVFYEGSPDFCRVHDLLREVILLKSREQNLVTATTGQPARWPSEKVRRLVVHGNSSNNTQHHQQRPNYCFDHLRSFITVGSTDPLLSKMLFSEVSRSSKMLKVLDLRGQGAQEEIPNEIFKMFHLRYLNLYGTRVERVPKAIGKLQHLEFLDLSNTRVRELPMEILKLQKLRVLTVSQLVDSSDDDYGYHGFKAPSNMGGLLALELLGTIDTSSGSTIIKEIGKLTQLRELGIANLRREDGKELCSSLANLTSLRELSVYSIGKGDDHEMIDLNHPSLSSSSSSSSSFLQSLRLLILHGRLEKMPQWVAHLHGLVRIDLDWSRLRGQEDPLESLQHLPNLGEINFCGSYQGEGLCFKAGGFLKLKELHLKRMEGLRWMRVEEGALPHLQKLFLQQLPSLEELPMGIQHLIQLRRLNLFEMSSQLREKLLENQKEESEDYTRIAHIPEILIGFYTDDRKWRRRSLWVEKKKI